From Levilactobacillus zymae, a single genomic window includes:
- a CDS encoding nuclear transport factor 2 family protein has product MNTQEIADRLALKELVDLFSNYSDTKENDKQVQLFTPNGRVNIINDGEVTFTLDGREAILNAFSSSMDDYSAVFHMSGQQTVSFKDATHADGIAYNYVTLVKTNDQGQAVTTNEGVRYQDQYEKIDGQWYIAERNSNFIWHTEEVH; this is encoded by the coding sequence ATGAATACTCAAGAAATCGCAGATCGGTTAGCTTTGAAGGAACTTGTTGATTTATTTTCTAATTACTCGGACACCAAGGAAAATGACAAGCAGGTTCAGCTGTTCACCCCGAACGGTCGCGTTAATATCATCAATGATGGTGAGGTCACGTTTACACTAGACGGACGGGAGGCCATTCTAAACGCCTTTAGTTCTTCCATGGATGACTATTCCGCTGTCTTTCACATGAGTGGTCAACAAACCGTTAGTTTTAAAGACGCTACCCATGCGGATGGTATTGCCTACAATTACGTAACTCTGGTTAAGACCAACGACCAAGGACAAGCGGTCACCACTAACGAAGGCGTGCGCTATCAAGACCAGTACGAAAAGATTGATGGTCAGTGGTACATTGCCGAACGTAATTCCAACTTTATCTGGCATACGGAGGAGGTTCACTAA
- a CDS encoding NAD(P)H-binding protein: protein MQNGLIIGATGSIGRAVRKMMLAQTDVHLTLYSRRANRLKLDAKRETAVAGSVLDDDQLDQTISGQDFVFVALSGDMANFATHIVASMERVNVHRLIFITTMGIYQEIPAWLGDSPEPYHNPILKSFRQAADRIEQSSLNYTIIRPGWYTNGPINYEITQKGEPFGGHDVSRQSIADYVIRLINDSTLDNQASVGINTPE, encoded by the coding sequence ATGCAAAATGGATTAATTATTGGGGCGACCGGTTCAATCGGCCGGGCCGTGCGAAAAATGATGTTGGCACAAACCGACGTCCATTTAACCCTCTATTCCCGGCGGGCCAATCGACTCAAGCTGGACGCTAAGCGAGAAACAGCAGTCGCCGGCAGTGTTTTAGATGATGACCAGCTAGATCAGACCATTTCCGGCCAGGACTTCGTCTTTGTGGCACTGAGTGGTGATATGGCCAACTTTGCCACACATATCGTGGCGTCCATGGAACGGGTCAACGTCCACCGACTGATTTTCATCACCACCATGGGCATTTACCAAGAAATTCCGGCGTGGTTGGGCGACTCACCGGAGCCATACCACAATCCCATTTTGAAGTCTTTCCGGCAAGCGGCTGACCGGATCGAACAGTCGTCCTTAAACTACACCATCATCCGTCCCGGCTGGTACACTAACGGTCCCATCAATTACGAAATTACGCAAAAGGGAGAACCCTTTGGCGGCCACGATGTTTCGCGTCAGAGCATCGCGGATTACGTGATTCGTTTAATCAACGACTCAACGCTAGACAACCAAGCTAGCGTCGGCATCAATACACCAGAATAG
- a CDS encoding aldo/keto reductase — MKNELTLNNGLKMPLLGFGVFQIPDFEDCKQAVLTALQQGYRLIDTAAAYGNERAVGAAIRESGIPRDKIFVTTKLWIQDAGEEATKAAIQASLDRLGLDYLDLYLIHQPLGDVYGSWRAMEAAYHDGRLKALGVANFENDRVQDLMMHNEIKPAVDQIELHPFYQQPQRVQWLLDHDIVPEAWGPFAEGQRGVFTNPEIQAIATAHGKTNGQVILKWLNQRQIVVIPKSVHTARIQENAQINDFELTATEMHRMAALDEKQSLFGNAHDPEAVKQLGSFKFNY, encoded by the coding sequence ATGAAAAATGAACTCACGTTAAACAATGGTCTCAAAATGCCCTTACTGGGATTTGGCGTCTTCCAAATTCCCGACTTCGAAGACTGCAAACAGGCCGTTTTAACGGCCCTACAACAAGGTTATCGCCTGATTGACACGGCTGCCGCGTACGGTAACGAACGTGCAGTGGGCGCCGCCATTCGCGAAAGTGGCATCCCGCGTGATAAGATTTTTGTGACAACTAAGTTATGGATTCAAGATGCCGGTGAAGAAGCTACTAAGGCCGCTATTCAGGCGTCCTTGGATCGCTTGGGGCTGGATTATCTGGACCTCTACTTGATTCATCAACCATTGGGCGACGTTTATGGCTCATGGCGGGCCATGGAAGCAGCCTACCACGATGGCCGCCTGAAGGCCTTAGGGGTTGCCAACTTTGAAAATGATCGGGTGCAAGACCTGATGATGCACAACGAGATTAAGCCCGCTGTTGATCAGATTGAACTCCATCCATTTTATCAGCAACCGCAACGGGTTCAATGGCTTCTGGACCACGATATTGTTCCAGAAGCTTGGGGACCGTTTGCCGAGGGGCAACGGGGCGTCTTCACTAATCCCGAAATTCAAGCTATCGCGACGGCTCACGGTAAAACTAACGGTCAGGTCATTTTAAAATGGCTGAATCAACGTCAGATTGTCGTAATTCCTAAGTCCGTGCACACTGCGCGGATTCAGGAAAACGCTCAAATCAACGACTTCGAACTGACCGCAACTGAGATGCACCGCATGGCCGCGTTGGACGAAAAGCAAAGTTTATTCGGTAATGCCCATGATCCAGAAGCAGTTAAACAACTGGGAAGTTTCAAGTTCAATTATTAG
- a CDS encoding replication-associated recombination protein A, whose translation MAFNTPLADQLRPQSLDQMVGQPALLDPGQPLRQIIDQHVNIPLILWGPPGTGKTSLARLIAAHNKYPFVAFNASTENKAKLTDAIAGYPHQSFVLLIDEIHRMTKTLQDFLLPHLENGHVMLIGSTTENPIMSIVPAIRSRCQIFEFQPLDEAAIKTTLQRAVTTVYQWDDDQVEASALDLIATAADGDLRVALNILETLHAIDGTKLTVAAVQHFARQQHFSYDRKATKHYDYLAAYSDSMAGSDTDAALYYLAVLLKNDDLPSVVRRLREIPYTYIGLANPQQVTQIVVAANQAEKVGMPKAKYPLMFATMLMCISPKSGSFDETWAQLDQDTEHPNLHPMPRGLRDMHYKHSEEITGGGLIDSPFQQPHQIAQQNYMPQGLEGRQYYHPKDNQNERKLGAQYFKLHKFIYGKDYRDQNRNNSPKS comes from the coding sequence TTGGCCTTTAACACCCCTCTCGCCGATCAGCTGCGACCCCAATCATTGGATCAGATGGTGGGACAACCCGCTCTCTTAGACCCCGGGCAGCCCCTGCGCCAAATCATTGACCAACACGTGAACATTCCGCTAATTCTCTGGGGTCCCCCGGGAACCGGTAAAACCAGCTTGGCCCGGCTCATTGCCGCTCACAACAAGTATCCGTTCGTCGCGTTTAACGCCTCGACCGAAAATAAGGCCAAGCTCACGGACGCCATCGCCGGATACCCCCATCAGTCGTTCGTCTTGCTGATCGACGAAATTCACCGCATGACTAAGACGCTGCAGGACTTTCTTTTGCCCCACCTGGAAAACGGTCACGTGATGCTGATTGGGTCCACGACCGAGAACCCCATCATGTCCATCGTTCCGGCCATTCGCTCCCGCTGCCAAATTTTCGAATTTCAACCACTCGACGAGGCGGCCATTAAGACCACCTTACAACGGGCCGTCACCACGGTTTACCAGTGGGATGACGACCAGGTCGAAGCGTCCGCCCTCGACCTGATTGCCACCGCGGCCGATGGAGATCTCCGGGTAGCCTTAAACATCCTGGAGACCCTGCACGCCATCGACGGCACCAAGCTCACCGTGGCGGCCGTTCAGCATTTTGCCCGGCAACAGCATTTCAGTTACGACCGCAAGGCGACGAAACATTACGACTACCTGGCCGCCTACTCGGACTCGATGGCCGGCTCGGATACCGACGCCGCCCTGTACTACTTGGCGGTCCTCCTCAAAAACGATGACCTGCCCTCAGTGGTCCGCCGTTTACGGGAGATTCCCTACACCTATATTGGCCTGGCCAACCCGCAACAGGTCACGCAAATCGTGGTCGCTGCCAACCAAGCCGAAAAGGTGGGCATGCCCAAGGCCAAGTATCCGCTAATGTTTGCCACGATGCTGATGTGTATCTCGCCCAAGTCCGGGTCGTTTGATGAGACCTGGGCGCAGCTGGACCAAGATACCGAGCACCCGAACCTGCACCCGATGCCCCGCGGCCTGCGCGACATGCATTATAAACATTCGGAAGAAATCACGGGCGGCGGCTTGATCGACAGTCCGTTTCAGCAACCGCACCAGATTGCCCAGCAAAACTACATGCCCCAGGGTCTCGAAGGTCGGCAATACTACCACCCCAAGGATAATCAGAACGAACGGAAACTGGGCGCACAGTACTTCAAGCTTCACAAATTTATCTATGGTAAGGATTATCGAGATCAAAACCGGAACAACTCTCCGAAATCCTGA
- a CDS encoding GNAT family N-acetyltransferase, producing the protein MPTIEIRYSKPQDLPQLFAIDQTIWNTTNSPGPIRLKSLAAYRQHYPAGSQLVAVRGTQVLGMISWNPQSPYPSMHRTWNIGIGVAQTAQHQGVGSQLMTALKTEARRQGIHRIELNVLATNLAARQFYAQQGFQVEGRARDAFYLNGHYVDDYSLAYLVEPS; encoded by the coding sequence ATGCCAACGATTGAAATTCGGTATTCCAAACCACAAGATTTACCCCAACTGTTTGCTATCGACCAAACCATTTGGAATACGACCAACAGTCCCGGGCCCATCCGCCTTAAAAGTCTGGCGGCTTATCGGCAACATTACCCCGCGGGCAGTCAATTGGTCGCCGTGCGGGGCACTCAGGTTCTGGGGATGATTTCGTGGAACCCCCAGTCGCCCTACCCGTCAATGCACCGTACCTGGAATATCGGGATTGGCGTGGCCCAAACCGCCCAACATCAGGGCGTCGGTAGCCAGTTAATGACCGCTTTGAAAACCGAAGCGCGCCGGCAAGGGATTCATCGCATCGAATTAAACGTTTTGGCCACCAATCTGGCCGCTCGCCAGTTCTACGCACAACAAGGCTTTCAAGTTGAGGGACGGGCCAGAGACGCGTTTTATTTGAACGGCCACTACGTTGACGACTATAGTTTGGCTTATTTGGTTGAACCGTCATAG
- the xerS gene encoding tyrosine recombinase XerS produces MEKQHYLKLIDEELATAPWFVQEYYQAKATIPLSPATLYQYLTEFRRFFTWLIQEGLTPAKQPADIQLDVLAHLKKETVELYKSALLNQTKANGAPGSRSHPTINRSLNALSSLFKYLTEDTEDEHGEAYFDRNVMHKIALVRTNETYATRAANLKTKLMLGNTDHDYLAFIDEKYEAQLTPTQKRYFRRDKVRDLAINALLLGSGLRVSEAANADLRHLNLKTSTIGVIRKGGQRDTVPIAPWTMPYIQAYVDQRAALYHAAPGDRALFLTIYRGQASRMQANTIEKMVAKYSAAFKVRITPHKLRHTLASKLYLATKNEQLVATQLGQNSTSATGLYTHMIDEEQRDGLKKL; encoded by the coding sequence ATGGAAAAACAACACTACTTAAAATTGATCGATGAAGAACTGGCCACCGCGCCCTGGTTCGTGCAAGAGTACTACCAGGCCAAGGCCACGATTCCCCTGTCACCGGCCACACTGTACCAGTACCTCACGGAGTTTCGCCGCTTCTTCACCTGGCTGATTCAAGAAGGCCTGACGCCGGCCAAACAACCGGCCGACATCCAACTCGACGTCCTGGCTCATTTGAAAAAGGAAACCGTGGAGTTATACAAGTCCGCCCTGTTGAACCAGACCAAGGCCAACGGCGCCCCGGGGAGTCGGTCACACCCGACCATCAACCGGTCGTTAAACGCCCTGTCGTCGCTGTTCAAGTACCTGACCGAAGATACGGAAGACGAGCACGGCGAGGCCTACTTCGACCGCAACGTGATGCATAAGATCGCCCTGGTGCGGACCAACGAGACCTACGCCACTCGGGCGGCCAACCTCAAGACCAAGCTGATGCTGGGTAATACCGACCACGACTACCTGGCCTTCATCGACGAGAAATACGAAGCGCAACTGACCCCAACGCAAAAACGCTACTTTCGGCGCGACAAGGTCCGCGATTTAGCCATCAACGCCCTCTTACTGGGGAGTGGTCTGCGGGTCTCGGAAGCCGCCAACGCGGACCTGCGGCATTTAAACTTGAAGACCAGCACGATTGGCGTGATTCGTAAGGGCGGCCAACGCGATACGGTGCCGATCGCCCCCTGGACCATGCCCTACATTCAGGCCTACGTGGACCAACGCGCCGCCCTGTATCACGCGGCGCCCGGGGACCGGGCGTTATTTTTGACCATCTACCGCGGTCAGGCATCACGCATGCAGGCCAACACCATCGAAAAGATGGTCGCCAAGTACTCGGCGGCCTTCAAGGTCCGCATCACGCCGCATAAGCTGCGGCACACGCTGGCTTCGAAGCTCTACCTGGCCACTAAAAACGAGCAACTCGTGGCCACCCAGCTGGGGCAAAATTCGACCAGTGCGACCGGGCTGTACACCCACATGATCGATGAGGAGCAGCGGGATGGGTTGAAGAAACTGTAA
- a CDS encoding zinc-dependent alcohol dehydrogenase family protein: MKAATFMAPGKMVVKDYAKPEIQKPTDAVIKIVRACVCGSDLWWYRGISQREAGSTTGHEAIGVVDAVGTDVKDVQVGDFVIAPFTHGCGHCAACLAGFDGDCLNQESGGNGGYQGEYLRFTNANWALVKIPGQPADYSDEMLNNLLTLADVMATGYHAAASAEVKKDDTVVVLGDGAVGLCGVIAAKLLGAKRIIAMSRHADRQALAKEFGATDIIAERGDEAVAKVMALTGAGADAVLECVGTEQSIDTAVKVGRPGAVVGRVGVPKKSEMNTNNLFWKNIGLRGGIASVTSDDRKILLDAVLKGDIHPGKVFTQRFTLDQVQAAYEAMDHRQAIKSLLVVSD; this comes from the coding sequence ATGAAAGCAGCAACGTTTATGGCCCCCGGCAAAATGGTCGTCAAGGATTATGCCAAACCCGAAATTCAAAAACCCACGGATGCCGTCATCAAAATTGTAAGAGCCTGTGTTTGCGGTTCCGATTTATGGTGGTACCGCGGCATTTCCCAACGTGAAGCCGGTTCAACCACCGGGCACGAGGCCATTGGGGTCGTCGATGCCGTGGGGACGGACGTCAAGGACGTACAAGTCGGCGACTTCGTGATTGCCCCCTTCACCCACGGTTGTGGTCATTGTGCCGCTTGCCTAGCGGGTTTTGACGGCGATTGCTTGAACCAAGAATCGGGGGGCAACGGGGGCTACCAAGGCGAATACCTGCGTTTCACCAACGCCAACTGGGCACTCGTCAAGATTCCCGGCCAACCCGCCGATTACTCCGACGAAATGTTAAACAACCTTTTAACTCTCGCAGATGTGATGGCGACCGGTTACCACGCCGCGGCCAGCGCCGAAGTGAAAAAAGATGACACCGTTGTCGTACTAGGTGATGGGGCCGTGGGCCTATGTGGCGTGATTGCGGCGAAGTTATTGGGCGCCAAGCGCATTATTGCGATGAGCCGCCACGCCGACCGCCAAGCCTTAGCCAAGGAATTTGGGGCCACGGACATTATCGCCGAACGCGGGGACGAAGCCGTGGCCAAGGTGATGGCCTTGACCGGTGCTGGTGCCGACGCGGTCCTCGAATGTGTCGGAACGGAGCAATCCATTGACACCGCTGTTAAGGTTGGCCGTCCCGGAGCCGTTGTCGGGCGCGTGGGGGTCCCCAAAAAGTCAGAAATGAATACCAACAACTTGTTCTGGAAGAACATTGGGCTGCGAGGCGGCATTGCGTCCGTGACGTCCGACGACCGGAAGATTTTATTAGATGCCGTCCTTAAGGGCGATATTCATCCCGGCAAGGTCTTCACGCAGCGTTTCACCCTGGACCAAGTTCAAGCGGCCTATGAAGCCATGGACCACCGACAGGCGATCAAGTCGTTGTTAGTCGTCAGCGACTAA
- a CDS encoding NAD(P)H-binding protein → MKNVLIIGATGTIGSAVRQTLLNETDDQLTLFARSTGRLQPSDRETVIAGDATNDADLDRALANQEAVFVALSGPLGQFARKIVAAMDRNQVSRLLFITSMGIYNEIPASVGSNGNLNHNGVLRPYREAADVVETSDLTYTVIRPGWFTSGPVNYEVTRKGDPFGGHDVSISSIADFVKRAIADDGYYAHDSVGLNTK, encoded by the coding sequence ATGAAAAATGTCTTGATTATTGGGGCCACGGGAACCATTGGGAGCGCCGTGCGTCAAACTCTTTTGAACGAAACGGATGACCAGTTGACCCTGTTTGCCAGAAGCACCGGCCGGCTCCAACCCAGTGACCGGGAAACGGTGATCGCCGGGGATGCGACCAACGATGCCGACTTAGACCGGGCGCTGGCCAACCAAGAGGCCGTCTTTGTCGCTCTGAGCGGCCCGTTAGGTCAATTTGCCCGTAAGATTGTGGCGGCGATGGACCGTAACCAGGTCTCACGCTTGCTGTTTATCACGTCAATGGGCATCTATAACGAAATTCCCGCTTCCGTTGGCAGTAACGGGAACCTGAATCATAATGGTGTCTTACGCCCGTACCGGGAAGCCGCTGACGTGGTGGAAACCTCGGACTTGACCTACACCGTGATTCGGCCGGGCTGGTTCACCAGCGGTCCCGTTAATTATGAAGTCACGCGCAAGGGCGACCCCTTTGGCGGGCATGACGTGTCGATCAGCTCCATTGCCGACTTTGTTAAACGAGCCATCGCAGATGATGGCTACTACGCCCACGACAGTGTGGGATTGAATACGAAATAG
- a CDS encoding flavodoxin has protein sequence MTNKTLIMYYSWSGTTKRTAQAIANAVAADVVELTVPSQTFPSDMFATSDIAKDQLRTGALPPLTNTLPDFKPYATILIGGPVWSAMVATPVRHLLTDLATYTGTVAPFYTDAGTAGQYEQDFASLVNQATVKPGLEFHGQSADQLAAWVRTVTG, from the coding sequence ATGACTAATAAAACACTAATTATGTACTACTCCTGGTCTGGCACGACTAAACGCACGGCCCAGGCTATTGCGAACGCCGTGGCTGCGGACGTCGTTGAACTAACAGTCCCCAGTCAGACCTTCCCAAGCGATATGTTTGCGACTTCGGATATTGCCAAGGACCAGCTCCGCACGGGAGCGTTGCCGCCGTTAACCAACACATTACCCGATTTTAAGCCATACGCCACGATTCTGATTGGCGGTCCCGTTTGGAGTGCGATGGTCGCCACGCCGGTGCGACACCTACTGACGGATTTAGCCACGTACACGGGCACCGTCGCGCCGTTCTACACCGACGCGGGGACCGCTGGCCAATATGAACAGGACTTTGCCAGTCTGGTGAACCAGGCGACCGTGAAACCCGGACTCGAGTTCCACGGGCAGTCCGCAGATCAGCTAGCCGCTTGGGTCCGCACCGTTACGGGGTAG
- a CDS encoding DUF3658 domain-containing protein produces the protein MEITFNESFASNLAQALHQPVIGLPLDLQLGDLYRFENAQAPFWTLKAQYDQDATSPDYFSTSVQKIKEVQAAIAAGEPLRVWWSETPDDLSGFYWLCDQLKGHLNQLSQVKVPMTAPKIGETLGFREWANLGEIGVDEIPQYLPTTKDVSLADRQVYEYVWANLLAENAPVRATVNGHLIGVDEAFYDGLLVRPAGQDWSPIRIVGETLGQYPIGVPDWWYLYRLDQLSR, from the coding sequence ATGGAAATCACGTTTAACGAAAGTTTTGCAAGTAATCTCGCCCAAGCCCTGCACCAACCCGTCATTGGTTTGCCCTTAGACCTTCAACTGGGAGATTTGTATCGGTTTGAAAACGCCCAGGCGCCCTTTTGGACCTTAAAGGCTCAGTACGACCAGGATGCGACGAGCCCGGACTATTTTAGCACCAGCGTCCAGAAAATTAAGGAAGTTCAGGCGGCCATTGCGGCGGGAGAACCGCTGCGCGTCTGGTGGAGTGAAACGCCCGATGATTTGAGCGGTTTTTATTGGTTATGTGACCAACTCAAGGGCCACCTCAATCAATTATCTCAGGTGAAGGTACCCATGACGGCGCCAAAAATTGGCGAAACCTTGGGCTTTCGGGAATGGGCGAACCTCGGTGAAATCGGTGTTGACGAGATTCCCCAATATTTGCCCACGACCAAGGACGTGTCGTTAGCCGACCGCCAAGTCTACGAGTACGTGTGGGCGAATCTATTGGCGGAGAATGCACCGGTTAGAGCCACGGTCAACGGCCACCTCATCGGGGTCGATGAAGCCTTCTATGACGGTCTGCTGGTGCGACCGGCTGGTCAAGATTGGTCACCAATTCGCATCGTGGGCGAAACGTTGGGGCAGTACCCAATTGGCGTTCCCGACTGGTGGTACTTGTATCGTTTGGATCAATTGTCGCGGTAA
- a CDS encoding TetR/AcrR family transcriptional regulator translates to MAKTSKQQIIAAAEALILAQDNAEISLAQLSAELGITHGALYKHFPNKQALWTAVAAAWFQDEILNRLSIPQRGSRQERLHAWLWAFVNAKKDAYNSDSKMFTLNTKYIDQNPAALSQVLQGAYAQMNEILGLPADDYDHAEMILATFAIFTLPNFKSSWNDAEYTDRFEAIWNLIKGGV, encoded by the coding sequence ATGGCCAAAACCTCTAAACAACAAATCATAGCCGCGGCCGAGGCCCTCATCCTCGCACAGGACAATGCCGAAATCTCACTGGCCCAGCTCAGTGCCGAATTGGGGATCACCCACGGCGCGTTGTACAAGCATTTTCCCAATAAACAGGCGCTCTGGACGGCCGTTGCGGCGGCCTGGTTTCAGGACGAAATTCTCAACCGTCTTAGTATTCCACAACGAGGCTCCCGTCAGGAGCGGTTACACGCCTGGCTATGGGCCTTCGTCAACGCCAAAAAGGACGCCTATAATTCCGATTCCAAGATGTTTACCCTGAATACCAAGTATATCGACCAAAATCCGGCCGCCCTTAGCCAAGTTCTGCAGGGCGCCTACGCCCAAATGAACGAGATTCTAGGCTTACCAGCAGACGATTACGACCACGCCGAGATGATTCTCGCCACGTTTGCTATTTTTACGTTGCCCAACTTTAAAAGCTCTTGGAACGACGCCGAATATACCGACCGGTTTGAGGCCATTTGGAATCTGATCAAGGGCGGCGTCTAA
- a CDS encoding NADP-dependent oxidoreductase → MQAAQLDKYDKNFQLKVRNIPKPVPQPNEVLVRVKYAAVNPLEALIGTGSVRVLQGYRFPLTMGNEFSGIVEAVGANVTAFKPNDAVYARMPLAKIGAFAEYLTIDQAELAGMPSQLDFAHAAAVPLAGLTAYQAFHDILKPRPGQRLMILGGSGSLGQLTIPMAKQLGLTVAVSGNQRGQAGALRLGADQYFDYRTENYWDRLAPVDYVLDTLGPKELPHELAVLKPGGTLLSLKTGPNREFAQRNGFAWWQTLAFSLVGRKVDQQARQHHVAYRFLFVKSSGAQLAEVTKLVTQAHLEPAIDPHVFTLDEANQALDLVTTGHPKGKVLIEF, encoded by the coding sequence ATGCAAGCAGCGCAGTTAGACAAGTACGATAAAAATTTCCAACTTAAAGTACGGAATATTCCGAAGCCCGTGCCCCAACCAAACGAAGTCCTGGTCCGGGTCAAATACGCGGCCGTTAATCCGTTAGAGGCCCTCATCGGTACCGGCAGTGTGCGGGTACTCCAGGGATATCGCTTCCCGTTAACCATGGGCAACGAATTTTCGGGAATCGTTGAGGCCGTTGGCGCCAACGTGACCGCGTTTAAACCCAACGATGCGGTTTACGCCCGGATGCCCTTGGCGAAGATTGGGGCGTTTGCCGAGTATCTGACCATCGATCAAGCCGAACTCGCGGGGATGCCCAGTCAGTTGGATTTTGCCCACGCGGCGGCCGTTCCACTGGCCGGTCTAACCGCCTACCAGGCCTTTCACGACATCCTAAAGCCCCGGCCGGGACAACGGCTGATGATTCTCGGCGGCTCCGGGTCGCTAGGGCAATTAACCATCCCCATGGCTAAACAGCTTGGGCTTACCGTGGCGGTCAGTGGTAACCAGCGGGGCCAAGCGGGGGCCTTGCGGTTAGGTGCAGATCAATACTTTGATTACCGCACCGAAAACTACTGGGACCGATTAGCCCCGGTCGATTACGTCCTGGACACGTTAGGGCCAAAAGAGTTACCGCACGAACTGGCCGTCTTGAAGCCAGGGGGCACGTTGCTGTCCCTCAAGACGGGACCCAATCGGGAGTTTGCGCAACGGAACGGTTTTGCGTGGTGGCAGACGCTCGCGTTTTCTCTGGTCGGGCGGAAGGTGGACCAGCAGGCCCGGCAACACCACGTAGCTTACCGTTTCCTGTTCGTGAAAAGTAGTGGCGCCCAATTGGCCGAGGTCACCAAGCTGGTGACTCAGGCCCACCTCGAACCGGCTATTGACCCCCATGTCTTCACGCTGGATGAGGCGAACCAGGCACTAGACCTGGTGACGACCGGGCATCCTAAGGGAAAGGTCCTGATTGAATTTTAA
- a CDS encoding DUF4811 domain-containing protein: MLIALIIGLTGLTFMAWFLIRSPKLSQLAGTLTLFLLACCIGGLSANLADHWGMRPRTTVQTTHRIYSAGPATIPNNLLIVRRLGTRAQNYVLIYRTTATQSQPQPHFVPDQKQLVTATKKRATFRRQAVSRPSVTTTRREWVFKSAFYARLLAFDHNNHQLISERTTVTVPLSWHVLTTQEARKVARQTPH, encoded by the coding sequence ATGCTGATTGCCTTGATCATTGGATTAACTGGTTTAACGTTTATGGCCTGGTTCCTGATTCGTTCGCCAAAATTAAGCCAGCTAGCCGGAACTCTCACACTGTTCTTGTTAGCTTGCTGTATCGGGGGCCTATCCGCCAATTTAGCTGATCATTGGGGGATGCGCCCCCGAACCACGGTCCAGACGACCCATCGAATTTATTCGGCGGGTCCAGCGACCATACCGAACAACCTTCTCATCGTTCGCCGCCTGGGGACTCGGGCTCAGAATTACGTGCTTATTTACCGTACAACGGCGACTCAATCCCAACCACAACCACACTTTGTTCCTGACCAAAAGCAGCTAGTAACAGCAACGAAAAAGCGCGCGACTTTTCGCCGTCAAGCAGTTAGCCGCCCCAGCGTGACCACTACCCGGCGAGAATGGGTGTTTAAGTCGGCCTTCTATGCCCGGCTTCTCGCCTTCGACCACAATAATCATCAACTAATTAGTGAACGAACAACCGTCACGGTACCGCTGTCTTGGCACGTCTTAACGACCCAGGAAGCCCGTAAAGTGGCTCGACAGACACCACATTAA